TCGTATTTAGGCTGAGCCACCGTCGTAAGCTGAACCAGGTGCAGGGATGCAGGGGGTATATCATCGAACCCCACAAGGGATATATCCTCAGGAACGCGAAGGCCAGCTTCAAATATTGCTTCAAGTGCCCCTATCGCCATGAGATCGTTGGCCGCGAAGATCGCAGTAGGCACTTTTTCTGTCTGGAGGAGACGCTTCGCTGCAGCATACCCTCCTTCCTGTTTAAAGTCACCGGCCTCGATCTGGCACTGGTCGGCAGCTAGACCGGCCTCCGCCATGGCCTTCAGATAACCCTTCTCTCTATCTATACTTGCCGAGACGCCCTGAGTACCGGCTATGAAGGCGATCCTCGTATGGCCGAGGTCTAAGAGATGGCGAGTGGCTTGATATCCTCCAAGGACGTTGTCAACAATCACAAGATCAGCGTCATGCCCTGATAGCTCACGGCCTGCGAGCACGAAGGGCATGTTGCGCTTAGCCAGCGCAGAAAGGTCCGTCGTCCCGATGCGAACTGAGGCAAATATGATTCCGTCGACTCGCTTTTGAAATAGCAATTGTATGTAGCTAGCCTCCCTCTCTGGCCGGCCATCCGTGTTACAAAGAAAAACATTGCGATTGTATGCACGCATAACATCTTCCACGCCCCTTGCCAGCTCAGGGAAAAAGGGGTTAGTTATATCGTTGATTATGAGGCCGATTGTTCCTGTTCTTTTAGTTGCAAGCCCGCGGGCAATATCATTTGGCGAATATCCGAGCTCTTTTATGACTTCAAGGACACGTCTTTTCGTATCCATATCAACAACCGGGATATTGTTGACGACACGCGATACTGTGGATTTTGAGACGCCCGCGGCTTTCGCTACGTCGTTGATGGTTATGGGCACAGACATATCCTCCATGCGCGGTCGCGTAAGGATAATAGAAGTTTATTTGCAAACGGTTTCATTGTCTTTTATTCAACGCTACCGCTGCAATTCCTCCTTCGGGATAAAATTTCTTACCGCACATAAGATTATGGAACGGAGAGATGAATGGGATAGATATAAAAAGCGCGCCCGGCAAACGTAGTGTAGTGTGCCGGGCGCCCTTGTATGTCCATCTGGAGTCTAACCAGAAACCCACATCATACTGCCTCATAACCCGTTATGTTGCCCTGATCCTATATTAAATAGGATTCTCAGGCTAACATCCCCCGGTCGGGAGGCATATTTGATTACTTTCCCCTGCGCTCGAACTCGAATATTCGCACTCTATCGTCTTCGCTCCCGAGGCGTAAAGCGGCAATCTCGGTGCTCATGCGCAACCTGCTCTTTTCCACGAGCTGTTTATTAGATATCTGCGCCCAATTCAACTTTACGTATATGGTATCTGCTCCTTTTTTGCCGACCTCAACGATGCGGTAGGCATTGGGGTACTCGACTAATGCGGAGGTCGCTACATATATCACACCATTCTTCTCTTTGATATCCATGCCGTGATGTTGACCAGTGAATACCATTTTCACATTGGGGTAGGACTCCAGTATGCTTCGCACCTCTGTCGCGTTAGTCGGCAAATACCTGGGATCATCCTCCCAGCCGAAATGTAGCGAGGCGAGGTTACACATATATTGCCCGGGGGTAAAAAATGCGTAAAATCGGAGCTGTCGTGGCGGGGCCGGCATCGGCATCATATTGAGGGAAATAGGTCCTGAAATATAAAAAAAATGGGGTGGATGATGGGATTCGAACCCACAACCCCTGGAGCCACAGTCCAGTGCTCTGACCGTTGAGCTACATCCACCGCAAAACGCGTGAAACCTTTGCAGTTCTATTGACAGTTCCAATTATATCAGGATACGTGCCAGCGTGTCAAGGGGCGGCGCGCATCCATGCATCCATGGTGCGCATCCATGGTATTCTTGCCCATCTATACCTCATTCATGCATGAATTCGTGGTCATTAAGGCAATACTTGATACAGCAGCATCCCGGGCGGGGGATACATCCCAGGTGGAGGATAAGATGCGGGTACATATCACGGTGACCGGAGAGATCCAGGGAGTCGGGTTCAGGCCATTCATCTATCGCGTAGCCAAGGCCTGCGGCCTATCAGGATGGGTTGCGAATACCCTTGAAGGAGTCGAGATAGAATGGGAAGGCCCTGAAGCCTCAATTGAAGCAGGGCTTCAGACGCTGAGGGCTCGCCCTCCCGCAATTTCAACCATAAAGGCGATCCGGGTCCGCAAGATGCCCTCCCAATGCGCACGCGAGATATCTCCATCGTGTGAGACATTCTCCCGGTGCGCGGCAGGTAATGCTGCGATTCCGAGCTCGACCCCGGAAAACGCACGGACCAAGGGATTTGTTATACGCCAGAGTCAGATCGACAGGGATCGGTATAGACGCGCATGGGTTGAGTATGTTGAGTATAAAGAGAATAGCCGGGGGAATAGGCGTGGGGAAAGCAGGGATAACGGTGGCCTGCTTCTCATTATGCCCGACATCGGACTCTGCGATGATTGTAGGATGGAGCTCCTATCCCCCGGAAACCGAAGATTCCGTCATCCCTTCATTAGCTGCACCTACTGTGGACCTCGCTTCACCATAATCTCGGGGGTTCCGTATGACCGGGAGAAGACATCGATGTCGCGTTTTGAGCTATGCGGCGAATGCCGCAGGGAGTATGAAGACCCCGGGGACCGGCGCTACCACGCGCAGACTGTAGCGTGCCATGGTTGCGGCCCGCGACTCGAGTTCATCGCGCCGCACCTGGAAGCAGGCCCGAGTTTAAGCCCGGTGACCCCGGGGACCGGCCCGACCAATCAGGGCGGCAACCATATCTACGGCAACCATAGCGACCCGTGTCACACGACCGACACGATTGACGCGATTGACGCGGCGGTCGAGCTTCTCGCTGCCGGCAAGGTCGTAGCAGTGAAAGGCATTGGGGGATATCACCTGGCATGTAATGCGATGGATGAATCCGCGGTGCGGTTGCTCAGGGAACGCAAGCAGAGGGAGGACGAGCCCTTCGCTGTCATGATGAAGGATATTGATACGGTTCGCCGGTACTGCCATGTTTCACCTGAAGAAGAAAAGCTCCTGTTAAGCTGGGAAAGACCGATAGCCCTCATCACGCCAAAGGCCGCGGCCACCGGTGGCGTAAGTGATGCAAGTGCAGGCGGCACGCGCGTAGGCTCCGGTGCAGATACAGACGCAGGTGCAAGTGCAGGGGCAGGTACAGGCTCACGCGGGAACAGAACGGGCGCCGCAGGAGAAGATAGCGCAGCCGTAGCAGGCCTGGCTCCCAACGTGTCGGGCCGGAGCCGCTACCTCGGGGTGATGCTCCCCTATACGCCCGTCCACGAATTACTCCTGGCGCATACGCGCTGTCCGGAGGTCCTTGTGATGACCAGTGCCAATAGGCATGAGGAGCCGATGATCTACGGCTCCGACCCTGGCTCCGACGCCCCTAACTCCGACAGCCATAACTCTGACGACTATAGCTGCGACGACTATAGCTCTGACGGCCGTCCCGACTCACGCCTTGACTCGCGCCTTGGGACCCTCGCCTGCGGGATCCTGACGCACGACAGGCCTATTCTGCGGAGGTGCGATGACTCAGTGGTGCGGGTTCAATCCGGCCGCCCCGTCATCATCCGGCGCTCCCGTGGCTATGTCCCGAGGCCGGTCCCGGTCTGCACCCCTGCCCGGCACTCAGGTCGCGCCCCGGCGATCCTGGCCATGGGGGGACATATGAAAAATGCCTTTTGCATCGCCAAAGGAGATATAGCCATCCCGAGCCAGTACATTGGCGACCTGGAGAGCCGGGAGGCGCAAAGGGAATATGAGATATTTATCGTCGATTTCCTCAAGCTTTTCAGATTCCGGCCTGAGCTGATAGCCTGCGACCTGCACTCGGGCTACTATTCAACCCGGCATGGACTTCACCTGGCCCGGGAATGGGGGATACCGGTCGTGAGAATTCAGCACCATCACGCCCATATCGCCTCCTGCCTGGTGGAAAACGGTATCAGCGGCAGCGCCATAGGGGTTGCTTTCGATGGGACCGGCCTTGGATGCGACGGCCAGCTCTGGGGCGGCGAATTCCTATTTTACTCGCCCTGCCGGGGCGGTAGCGGGAATCATAGTCCCTTTGCACCCTTCGATAGCCCCTTCGTACGTTGGGCCCACCTCTCATATATACCGATGCCAGGCGGAGAGAAAGCCATCCGGGAGCCCTGGCGGATGGCTGCGGCTTACGCCGCTTTAGCCATCGGCGAAGACATATCGGCCGCCCCCCTCCCCTTCCGTGGCAGGTTGCAAGATGGTAGGTGGGGTCTCTTATGGCGAGCCACGACTGAGGGCTTGAAGGACGGACGCACGCTCCTGACCTCTAGCGTTGGGAGACTCTTCGATGCCATATCCGCCCTAATCGGTCTGCGTGAGACAACAACCTACGAAGGCCAGGCCGCGGTGGAGCTTGAATCCGAGGCTGTAAATGGCTATGGCTATGGCTATGGCTACGGGCCCGAGGTATACCCGTATGCGATATCCGGGGCGGAAGGTGACATACCCTGGACCATCGACGTGATGGAGATGATTCGAGAGATCATGCAAGAGATGATATCCGGCGTCCCCAGGGCCAGGATCGCCAGGAAATTCCACCACACCCTGGCCACGATTATAGTTGACGTCTGCCGGAGGATCAGGAAGATAACGTCCTGTAATACAGTTGCCCTGAGCGGCGGGGTATTCCAGAATGAGCTCCTTCTCTCGGATACGCTCTCTCAACTCGAGGGCGCTGGATTTACAGCTCACATACATCATCTGGTGTCAACCAATGACCAAGGCATCTCCCTAGGGCAGGCCATACTCGCTTCCGCTGTGGCTGGCACCGTTATCGCTCGCACCGCTATCGCTGATTCCGCTGTCATCGGCCCCATCGCCCATGCGGGCGCAACAAGAGGCTAAGTCGTAGGATCGACGGCCATATTGACTGTATTGATCGGATGGCCGGACTGGCCAGATGGGCTGGCTCGGCCGGATTGGCCAGCCGTGAATTGACAATGAAAATTGATAATGAAACTGAAGATGATGGTAAGAATGATAAAGAAAATGGAAAGAGCGAATAAAGATAAACAGAGGGAGTGCTGAAACCCGTGTGTATCGCGTTTCCTGGCATGCTCATAAGCATCGATCCCGATAACCAAAAGGGCTGCGTGGATTTCCTGGGGGTGAAGCGGGAGGTCTGCCTCTCGCTTGTTCCCAGTGCAAAAATCGGGGACTTCGTCCTTGTTCATGCTGGCTTTGCGATCGAGCAGCTCGACCCCGACATGGCGAAGGATCTTACGTCAATGCTCGAAGAACTTGGAGAGA
This is a stretch of genomic DNA from Bacillota bacterium. It encodes these proteins:
- a CDS encoding LacI family DNA-binding transcriptional regulator is translated as MPITINDVAKAAGVSKSTVSRVVNNIPVVDMDTKRRVLEVIKELGYSPNDIARGLATKRTGTIGLIINDITNPFFPELARGVEDVMRAYNRNVFLCNTDGRPEREASYIQLLFQKRVDGIIFASVRIGTTDLSALAKRNMPFVLAGRELSGHDADLVIVDNVLGGYQATRHLLDLGHTRIAFIAGTQGVSASIDREKGYLKAMAEAGLAADQCQIEAGDFKQEGGYAAAKRLLQTEKVPTAIFAANDLMAIGALEAIFEAGLRVPEDISLVGFDDIPPASLHLVQLTTVAQPKYDIGAIAARLLLEKIESPQAQREPQRIILPPKLQIRKTSGFAPQ
- a CDS encoding carbamoyltransferase HypF — protein: MPIYTSFMHEFVVIKAILDTAASRAGDTSQVEDKMRVHITVTGEIQGVGFRPFIYRVAKACGLSGWVANTLEGVEIEWEGPEASIEAGLQTLRARPPAISTIKAIRVRKMPSQCAREISPSCETFSRCAAGNAAIPSSTPENARTKGFVIRQSQIDRDRYRRAWVEYVEYKENSRGNRRGESRDNGGLLLIMPDIGLCDDCRMELLSPGNRRFRHPFISCTYCGPRFTIISGVPYDREKTSMSRFELCGECRREYEDPGDRRYHAQTVACHGCGPRLEFIAPHLEAGPSLSPVTPGTGPTNQGGNHIYGNHSDPCHTTDTIDAIDAAVELLAAGKVVAVKGIGGYHLACNAMDESAVRLLRERKQREDEPFAVMMKDIDTVRRYCHVSPEEEKLLLSWERPIALITPKAAATGGVSDASAGGTRVGSGADTDAGASAGAGTGSRGNRTGAAGEDSAAVAGLAPNVSGRSRYLGVMLPYTPVHELLLAHTRCPEVLVMTSANRHEEPMIYGSDPGSDAPNSDSHNSDDYSCDDYSSDGRPDSRLDSRLGTLACGILTHDRPILRRCDDSVVRVQSGRPVIIRRSRGYVPRPVPVCTPARHSGRAPAILAMGGHMKNAFCIAKGDIAIPSQYIGDLESREAQREYEIFIVDFLKLFRFRPELIACDLHSGYYSTRHGLHLAREWGIPVVRIQHHHAHIASCLVENGISGSAIGVAFDGTGLGCDGQLWGGEFLFYSPCRGGSGNHSPFAPFDSPFVRWAHLSYIPMPGGEKAIREPWRMAAAYAALAIGEDISAAPLPFRGRLQDGRWGLLWRATTEGLKDGRTLLTSSVGRLFDAISALIGLRETTTYEGQAAVELESEAVNGYGYGYGYGPEVYPYAISGAEGDIPWTIDVMEMIREIMQEMISGVPRARIARKFHHTLATIIVDVCRRIRKITSCNTVALSGGVFQNELLLSDTLSQLEGAGFTAHIHHLVSTNDQGISLGQAILASAVAGTVIARTAIADSAVIGPIAHAGATRG
- a CDS encoding HypC/HybG/HupF family hydrogenase formation chaperone; amino-acid sequence: MLISIDPDNQKGCVDFLGVKREVCLSLVPSAKIGDFVLVHAGFAIEQLDPDMAKDLTSMLEELGEKLEEIYGSESLAHESFAY